The stretch of DNA CAGGTCGTTCCAGCTGGTGATGGCCTTCTTGACATGCTTGGTGTTGTACGCGATGGCGTCGGTGCCCCACATGTAGGGGACGCTGTACTGGTTGCCGGGGTCGTAATAGAGATTGACGAACTGCTTGCCCAGGTTTTTGAAGTTGGGGATGTTCTTCAGATCGATCTTCTCCAGCAGCCCCTGCTTGATCATCACTTCTATCATGTAGTCCGACGGGACCACCAGGTCGTAGCCGCTGGCGCCGGCCTGCAGCTTGGCCAGCATCTCCTCGTTCGACGAATAAGTATCGTAGTTGACCTTGACGTGGAACTCTTCCTGGAACTTGTCGATTGCTTCCTGGGGCAGGTACTCAGTCCAGTTGAACACGTTCAAAGTGTCCGACAGTTGCGGTTCAGGAGTGGTCGGGGTCTCGGGCTTGGCCGCAGGCGGCTGCTGAGTCCCGCCGCAGGAAGCAGTGAGGGCAAGGGCAAGCAGCACGGCGAGAACGGGGAAAAGCGGAACCTTCCTCCTCACCATTACCATGTACCCCCCTTTCAGTCTGTCCGGCGTCCGTTCACTCCGCGGCGAAGTCTGCGGCCGCCGCCGCGCTCCGCCGCCGGGCGTTCACCACCCTAGCTCAAAGGCATCCCCCCTCCGAAACCAGCGTCCCATCCGTACCGGCCACCCACCCTGGCGGAGGCGAACCGTCCGTCGCTGCCACCCGCCCGGGCGGGGGGGCGCAAATCGCGGACGCAGCCCGGCCTCAGACTCGCTGCATCCGCTGCGAGATGACGAGAAGGGTCAGGGTCAGCGTGAGAATGAAAGTGGAGAGAGCATTCACTTCCGGGCTGACACCGAACTTGACCATGGAGTAGATCCGCAGGGGAAGCGTGGTGGAACCGGGTCCGGCCGTGAAGAAGGTGATCACGAAGTCGTCCAGGGAAAGGGTGAAGGCCAGCAGGGCCCCGGCCAGTATGCCCGGAAACACGAGGGGAAACGTGACCCGGCGGAAGGTGTTCCACTCGTTGGCTCCCAGGTCCGCCGCCGCCTCCTCCAGGGTGTGGTCGAACCCGTACAGTCGCGATCGCACCACCACGGCCACGAACGAGATGTTGAAGGCGATGTGGGCGATGATGATAGTCGTTAACCCCAGCGGTATGCGCACCGCCGCGAAGAAGGCGAGCAGGGAGATGCCCATGACGATCTCGGGGATGATGATGGGGACGTAGATCACCGCCTCCAGCACCCGCTTTCCCGGGAACCGGTGGCGGTGGACGGCGAATGCCGTCAGGGTGCCGATGATGGTCGCGGCCAGGGTGGACACGACGGCGATGATCAGGCTGTTCTTGGCCGCCTGGAGCAGGGGACCGTCATTGAACAGCTTGACGTACCACTGCAGGGTGAACCCCTTCCACACTGCGTTCAGGCGGGAGGTGTTGAAGGAAAACACCACCAGGATGAGGATGGG from Bacillota bacterium encodes:
- a CDS encoding ABC transporter permease subunit, producing the protein MGSTTGSRVMKVYSWLIYFYLYVPILILVVFSFNTSRLNAVWKGFTLQWYVKLFNDGPLLQAAKNSLIIAVVSTLAATIIGTLTAFAVHRHRFPGKRVLEAVIYVPIIIPEIVMGISLLAFFAAVRIPLGLTTIIIAHIAFNISFVAVVVRSRLYGFDHTLEEAAADLGANEWNTFRRVTFPLVFPGILAGALLAFTLSLDDFVITFFTAGPGSTTLPLRIYSMVKFGVSPEVNALSTFILTLTLTLLVISQRMQRV